From Impatiens glandulifera chromosome 7, dImpGla2.1, whole genome shotgun sequence:
TATCCCAACCGTATCGTTTGTCAATTGAATCCGTCGAGAGCGATTCGCGCCGGAGCCAGCTGCATTCCCGCGAAAATCACATGTAAGGTGCGGAATTGAACTAGATTTCTTCTTTATTATCTACCACATGGATTAAGACAAACTTGTAGGTTGTTCATTACAATTCTAGTTGTTGCTCTTCTGGTATGGAAATCAATGTTTATATGGCAATGAATGGGAGTATAACTGTATAATTCAAAATGTGAACAGAAAATCACCTGTTCGAAACTAAACTAGTTTGAGATCTATACTAACGATTCATTTGTTTCATTAGCAAATACAATCACATGTGTTTCTATTTGAACCAATTGTAGACTACTCAAGTATTGCAAACTATATAATAGTCGACTCGCTCCGAATAGAAAACTATGGATTATTGTACatattagaatttttcttgGAGATCTAGCTTTTGAAACAAGGTTATAGTTATGCAGGGATTTGGAAACTGTGATGAGAACATCAACTATCTGAAAACGGCTATCATAGAAGCAGGAACTAAGAAACTGAAGAGTGCAATTGCATTTATCTTAGTATTTGTTCAAATCACATCTCCAATAACAATATCAGCTTGGAACTCGTTGCTCATTTCACCAGCAGAGGCAGTGCTTTATTCGCCTGACACAAAAGTTCCAAGGACCGGAGAACTAGCTTTGAGAAGGGCTATCCCTGCAAACTCGAGTATGAAGGCTATACAGGTTCTTGTTCCCGTTGAAAGTTGATATTGAAACCTAACATGAGTTTAATGATCTCAGGAAGAAACTTGTCTTATAGAGTCAACTTAACTAGAAGAGGCTGCTTCCTTCATGATTTATTACCGAAACTTATGATTTTCAGGATTCTTTGGAGGACATTTCATACTTGCTTAGGATTCCACAGAGAAAGCCATATGGGACTATGGAGGGTAATGTAAAGAAGGCTCTAAAGGTATCAAATTGTCACATATCTGTCATTGAATGTTTCATTAGCGTACTTTAATGgctgctatatatatatatataattttttaactgaAATCTTAATTTATTCTTCATGTCCAATTTCCAGATTGCAAAGGATGAAAAGGAATCAATTCTGAATAGTATACCAACTGATACGAGGGAAAATGGCTTGGAGTTGTATTCATCTTTAGTGGATGGAAAGGTAGTTTGCTATTTActtttcactaatttaattgCCTTCACatttattaacaattttgaGAGAGCATAGGTAGAGAAATGATGAATGTATCATATTAATATGGCAATCTCTTTAACATTTCCTAGCATGAGTTTCTGTGTTTATTACTCCAACTGTTAGTTTACAGTCTCTTCCTCCAGGGTCTTAATATTGCATTAACAAGATGTTTATTGGACTCTTTTGTTAGGTTTTATTGTTACTTCCTGGGCATCAACTCTGTTAATTCTTTATTCTCATCTAATATGATTTTCTTATACAGAAGAATAGTATTACTAGTATCATCAGTATGTCACATTGTGATGAGTACTAACAGGAACAAACTTGGTTGGACACTTAGTACATTTAAGATATTTCGTAGAAAATGCATATTACTATATATTAGGTTGCTATACCTTGCCGGTGACAATATGCCTATGCAGGTCATGTCATTTAGTCCTGCAACTGCTTAGCTTTTTAAgcatgaaatataataattcattagCAATTTCTGTTGGTTATTCATAATATGCCGGTATGGGTCATACATGCAGTTTTCTTGAATTTATCAGGGTGGGTTACAATCGCTACTTCAATATATAAGTGACAAGGATCCAGACAAAGTATCAGTTGGCCTAGCAAAATCTCTGGATATCATTGCACAGCTTGAGTTACTACAGGTCAATTCAGCCctttataaaatgtttttttaagcaAATAATGAAAACGAGTTTTTTTTTTGCTTCCAAATGAAAAGGAGTTTTTAGCCTATCTTGTCAGCCTATTGAGATTTTATGCAATAATGAATTTCACAAGATGTACATGATCAACCTGCAATGCATTTATTAGTTTTGTGCTTGCATCTTGTGCATATGTGATTTGAAATCATCTCTAACTAGATGATAGAAATATTTGTATTCTATGTACTTACGAATAAAATTGTATGGAAAGTGTTGGATTATAAATGGATATAAAGAGTTTCTTTCtcttatattatcataataagttacacatatttcatttaaaaaaaaaaggttacacatatttatacaaatttagAGCTGATATTCTTTTCATTAGGATAATCAAAATCCTTAAAATATCCAACTAGCTTATTCTAATATATGCAAGACTTTATCTTTTTCAAGTCAAGAGCTCGGGTTTTCCATCCataaattagagaataaaataataaacaaatataagccTAGTTTGACTATTTACTTACTCCAATTCAAACTAGGCAGCAAATTCTCCAAACCAAGGGGATCAGTGAGTGACCTGATCCAGCCCAAGTGAGGAGGctcaaaagtatttgattcaaCTCAAAATGAGTGGTTTTGAGAACAACTGCCGAACATAGGGTAAAATCTCTTGCACAGTGATGTCTTGGAGTATCTGTTGCAGAGAGACTGTGTGATGCCAAAACTTTCAGTTGTTGATATTTCGGCATAAAACTGAAGTGAGACGTTCAATTTTTAGTGGATTTTCTTTGAGTTGAGGAGACTGAAATAAGAGGGAAGATAACAAGCTAACATGCCTGAAGTAGGAAGGGTTGAAAAATAAAGGCCTGTGAGTGTTTGTTTCTTTATATGACTGAAACAAATCATAGAATAACAAACAGAACCTAAAAATCCCTTAACTTAGTgatttttccttctttctttcccTTCACTCAAAAAGGGGGGACATGCACACAATGAGATTTATTTGAGCTGCTAAGGATTTGAGTCTCTTTTggctttcttttcttttagtTTCCTTTTGCTTGTATCTTTGTGACCGCATTTCGTGTTCAcgtcttttttattatataagagttgaccttttaaaataaaataaaaatgcattaactagaaaaaaattgaattattgtgGATGTAATAACTGAATGAATGCGAATTAATAAATAGACAAGAGAATGAATGTTCCTATGCTGTTCTGAAAAAGGTCTCAAGAATCCTTCTTATTCTcctataattattatatagattttgAAACCAAATCCCTGTCACCATTGCTCCAGATATGAGCCAGTTATTTTGCATCACAATGTCACCCCATCAGACAAATCTGGTGTAATATCTCAAGTCATTTATGTGCAAGTTTCTTGTTTTACAGCTACTAGTTCATTCGTTGATCTCCAAAATGTTGACATATAGGTTTTCTACAGGCCCCAGGGTTATCGTTTCTATTGCCTGCACAGTACATGGTATACCCCAGGTATGCCATTTCCAATACTTTTGGCTTAAGTTCTCATTTAAACTTCATTACGATGGATGCATTTTCcatttctttttatctttttggCTGGCATGTGTGGGAGAGTTCAACATTGAGGGAACTTGCATTTAAGGTCCAAAAATCATTCAACCTCCTGTGTCACCAATTGGCTTTTCCTTACCTAGTTTTCTGTTTGCTATATAAATTCCATTACTACATCTGATATTTGATGCAAACATGACCTTAATATGATCTTACTTTTCCATGAAATTTTCTTTAGAATCGAAAGATTCTTTTGTTTAATCGAGGATAATAGATGCTATTGATTCTTGAACGGACATCCAACATAAATACATAATAGAGAACTTGATTAACTTGTGGCATTACAAATATAAACTACCTTTCTCAGGTGTAGGACCTTAATCTCTTAATGAATCTTTAGGCTTGCAGGGAGGGGAATCGTTGAATTCACTATTGAGAAGGGTGATGGCTCATCATTTTCTCCAGAATCTGGTGGTGAATCCAGAAATTCTGCCTCAATTAGGGTATGAAAAAACTTAATCAATTTCCTAAAAATAGATTTGCTCTCACATCAGTCCTTATTGGGTTCTTGACTAAAAGGAGTCCTGCCACTTAGAGCAAACTGTAGGCAGTAACTTTCTGATCTCATAtagggccttgtttgatgacgACCCCATATCATATCAtgaatcaactaaaataccaaattaccttattttatataactacaaatgatattttagtcatttaacttagataatccactttttcattaAACATGCTCTTACTCAATGTTGTTTACAACCTGCTTAGGTTACCAAATGTTGTGATCTAATGAAGGGGTTGATCTGACAGTCAAGAATCAGATTAGTGTCCATGGACCAATGTCCTTGTCTATCTTCATGCTCAAGCGATTTCAGTCATATAACTGTTGTTCTCGTTATTATCAGGTTATTTTAGATGGATATTCTGCACCACTGACAGCAGGGAACTTTGCGAAACAGGTTAGCTAGTAGCTACTTGTCTCTGAACTTTTTTCCTGCATACATATTCTCAAAACCAAGCCTGCCACTCTTGTCAATGTCAAATAAAAGAACTGTCTGGATACACTCTTGAAAACAGACAAGCCTACTTCGTTTTGTCATATTTCGTCCTCAAAGTTTATGATTCCATTGATCATCTCCTTTATTTCTACGGATCTGTGTTGTTTAGGTTGGAGGGTGCTTCTTAATTTtctgtgttttatttttttatccatcACCTCCCATTTCTTTTATTGGATTtctattgtttttcttttgggACTTTATTGTACTTGATAGAGTTAATATAACCTCTATAACGAGCCTATCTGGAAAATGTTGTTTTGTCACAATCACACCTTTTTTCGTTTCAAAATcgttttatttatacaaataattgcTGTATGGACCGAGCTGAAGATAAGCTCACTTTGGTTTAGGTAATTGATGGAGCATACAATGGCACAAAGCTCAGTTGTATAAATCAAGCAATTATCTCAGACAGTGGAATTGGAAAGAACAACGGCTATAGTGTTCCCTTAGAGATAATGCCAGCAGGACAGTTTGAACCACTTTACAAAACAACCTTAAGTGTCCAGGTTTGTTTGTCCACATTATCATTAATCTGttatttatcaacaaaaatactaaaaacaaCTAAATGTTCTTGTATTAAAGGACGGAGAGTTACCT
This genomic window contains:
- the LOC124944778 gene encoding peptidyl-prolyl cis-trans isomerase CYP37, chloroplastic isoform X1, whose product is MAFSFSSSFFSHKVSISLALSPSSSHHHRFYPNRIVCQLNPSRAIRAGASCIPAKITFMQGFGNCDENINYLKTAIIEAGTKKLKSAIAFILVFVQITSPITISAWNSLLISPAEAVLYSPDTKVPRTGELALRRAIPANSSMKAIQDSLEDISYLLRIPQRKPYGTMEGNVKKALKIAKDEKESILNSIPTDTRENGLELYSSLVDGKGGLQSLLQYISDKDPDKVSVGLAKSLDIIAQLELLQAPGLSFLLPAQYMVYPRLAGRGIVEFTIEKGDGSSFSPESGGESRNSASIRVILDGYSAPLTAGNFAKQVIDGAYNGTKLSCINQAIISDSGIGKNNGYSVPLEIMPAGQFEPLYKTTLSVQDGELPVLPLSVYGAIAMAHSDVSDEYSSPYQFFFYLYDKRSAGLGGISFDEGQFPVFGYTTAAGKDILSQIKTGDVIRSAKLIEGQDRLVLPEQQS
- the LOC124944778 gene encoding peptidyl-prolyl cis-trans isomerase CYP37, chloroplastic isoform X2, whose product is MAFSFSSSFFSHKVSISLALSPSSSHHHRFYPNRIVCQLNPSRAIRAGASCIPAKITCKGFGNCDENINYLKTAIIEAGTKKLKSAIAFILVFVQITSPITISAWNSLLISPAEAVLYSPDTKVPRTGELALRRAIPANSSMKAIQDSLEDISYLLRIPQRKPYGTMEGNVKKALKIAKDEKESILNSIPTDTRENGLELYSSLVDGKGGLQSLLQYISDKDPDKVSVGLAKSLDIIAQLELLQAPGLSFLLPAQYMVYPRLAGRGIVEFTIEKGDGSSFSPESGGESRNSASIRVILDGYSAPLTAGNFAKQVIDGAYNGTKLSCINQAIISDSGIGKNNGYSVPLEIMPAGQFEPLYKTTLSVQDGELPVLPLSVYGAIAMAHSDVSDEYSSPYQFFFYLYDKRSAGLGGISFDEGQFPVFGYTTAAGKDILSQIKTGDVIRSAKLIEGQDRLVLPEQQS
- the LOC124944778 gene encoding peptidyl-prolyl cis-trans isomerase CYP37, chloroplastic isoform X3; its protein translation is MQGFGNCDENINYLKTAIIEAGTKKLKSAIAFILVFVQITSPITISAWNSLLISPAEAVLYSPDTKVPRTGELALRRAIPANSSMKAIQDSLEDISYLLRIPQRKPYGTMEGNVKKALKIAKDEKESILNSIPTDTRENGLELYSSLVDGKGGLQSLLQYISDKDPDKVSVGLAKSLDIIAQLELLQAPGLSFLLPAQYMVYPRLAGRGIVEFTIEKGDGSSFSPESGGESRNSASIRVILDGYSAPLTAGNFAKQVIDGAYNGTKLSCINQAIISDSGIGKNNGYSVPLEIMPAGQFEPLYKTTLSVQDGELPVLPLSVYGAIAMAHSDVSDEYSSPYQFFFYLYDKRSAGLGGISFDEGQFPVFGYTTAAGKDILSQIKTGDVIRSAKLIEGQDRLVLPEQQS